The proteins below come from a single Chryseobacterium nepalense genomic window:
- a CDS encoding NAD(P)-dependent alcohol dehydrogenase: protein MNTFTVKAFGAESNTADLAEMNIERREVTPKDIEIEILYCGVCHSDLHTARNDWGGSMYPVVPGHEIVGRITKVGSEVSKFKVGDLAAVGCMVDSCGECESCKHDLEQYCQKGFTGTYNGKDKHLGGHTFGGYSQKVVVDEGFVLSVPENLDLAAVAPLLCAGITTWSPLRHWNVGPDSKVAVVGLGGLGHMAIKLAKGLGAEVTLFSRTPGKSEDARTLGADHVVISTEQEQMDAVRGKFDVIIDTVPYEHDINPYMQTVALNGTLVLVGFVGEFQETEPSTRPLIFQRRSVAGSLIGGIAETQELLDFCGEHNIVSDIELIKMSEINEAYERMLKSDVKYRFVIDMQSL, encoded by the coding sequence ATGAATACATTCACAGTAAAAGCGTTCGGTGCAGAATCCAACACTGCGGACCTGGCCGAAATGAATATTGAAAGAAGAGAAGTAACCCCTAAAGATATTGAGATTGAAATCCTGTATTGCGGAGTATGCCATTCTGATCTTCATACGGCAAGAAACGACTGGGGAGGATCCATGTATCCCGTTGTTCCGGGGCATGAAATTGTAGGGAGAATTACCAAGGTCGGTAGTGAAGTTTCCAAATTTAAAGTGGGGGATCTTGCGGCAGTAGGATGTATGGTGGATTCCTGCGGAGAATGCGAGAGCTGTAAACATGATCTGGAGCAATATTGCCAGAAGGGGTTCACAGGAACGTACAACGGAAAAGATAAACATCTGGGAGGCCACACATTCGGAGGGTATTCCCAGAAAGTGGTGGTAGATGAAGGCTTCGTTCTCAGCGTTCCGGAAAACCTTGATCTTGCTGCAGTGGCACCGTTGCTTTGTGCAGGAATTACCACATGGTCTCCTCTACGACACTGGAACGTAGGTCCGGATTCTAAAGTCGCCGTAGTGGGATTAGGCGGGTTAGGACATATGGCCATTAAACTGGCTAAAGGATTGGGTGCTGAGGTCACCCTGTTTTCCCGTACGCCCGGTAAATCCGAAGATGCCAGAACGTTGGGCGCGGATCATGTTGTGATTTCAACTGAACAGGAACAGATGGATGCGGTAAGGGGTAAGTTTGATGTAATTATTGATACCGTTCCCTATGAGCATGATATCAACCCTTATATGCAGACCGTGGCATTAAACGGTACTTTAGTTCTTGTAGGTTTTGTGGGAGAATTCCAGGAAACCGAGCCCAGCACAAGACCGCTGATTTTCCAGCGCCGTTCCGTAGCAGGATCACTGATTGGCGGTATCGCTGAAACCCAGGAGTTGCTGGATTTCTGTGGCGAACACAATATCGTTTCAGACATTGAGCTAATCAAAATGAGCGAAATCAATGAGGCTTATGAAAGAATGCTGAAAAGCGATGTGAAATACCGTTTTGTAATTGATATGCAGTCTTTGTAA
- a CDS encoding helix-turn-helix domain-containing protein: MKDQVNFIESISEYNKMVNHDTLHPLVSIIDFSRSGPVCQFRRAFGFYTVFLKDVLCGDLFYGKHNYDYQEGTLVFIAPEQEYGITNDGNPIQSAGFALLFHPDLIKGTSLGTSIGDYNFFSYEVHEALHLSEKEREIILDCFKNIQLELEQAIDKHSKSLIVNNIELFLNYCMRFYDRQFITRDHINRGVIGKFETLLDDYLNSEKPRTIGFPMVHYFAEQLNLSANYFGDVMKKELGISAQEFIHNKLIDAAKRQITDPSRSISEISYDLGFRYPQHFTRLFKSKTGVSPTAYKALQ; the protein is encoded by the coding sequence ATGAAAGATCAGGTTAATTTTATCGAAAGTATTTCCGAATACAATAAAATGGTAAACCATGATACGCTGCATCCTTTGGTGAGTATCATTGATTTTTCCAGATCCGGCCCTGTCTGCCAGTTCAGGAGAGCCTTCGGCTTTTATACCGTTTTTTTGAAGGATGTCCTGTGCGGAGATCTGTTTTACGGAAAACATAACTACGACTACCAGGAAGGAACGCTGGTCTTCATTGCCCCGGAACAGGAGTACGGAATAACGAATGACGGAAATCCTATACAGTCCGCAGGTTTTGCACTGCTGTTCCATCCGGACCTGATCAAAGGGACCAGCCTGGGCACTTCCATCGGTGATTATAATTTCTTCTCTTATGAAGTTCACGAAGCCCTCCACCTTTCCGAAAAAGAAAGAGAAATCATCCTGGATTGCTTTAAAAACATACAGCTTGAGCTGGAACAGGCTATTGACAAGCACAGCAAGTCCCTGATCGTTAATAACATTGAACTTTTCCTCAATTACTGCATGCGTTTTTATGACCGCCAGTTCATCACGAGGGACCATATCAACCGCGGCGTGATAGGAAAATTCGAAACACTGCTGGATGACTATCTGAACTCTGAAAAGCCCAGGACCATCGGTTTTCCTATGGTTCATTATTTTGCCGAACAGCTTAACCTTTCAGCCAATTATTTCGGAGATGTCATGAAAAAGGAGCTTGGCATTTCGGCACAGGAATTTATTCATAATAAGCTTATTGATGCCGCAAAACGGCAGATCACCGATCCTTCAAGATCCATCAGTGAAATTTCTTATGACCTTGGTTTCAGGTATCCGCAGCATTTCACCAGATTATTCAAAAGTAAAACAGGAGTATCTCCTACCGCATACAAAGCGTTGCAATAA
- a CDS encoding carboxylesterase family protein, which produces MTTQQHKKIHTFHTSFGTIPALKENGVIRAKSIRYARSQRFKKPEPLPYPEHNEIPDKTPVCPQNVSPLLDRLIQKTDVEQFEPDESPQFLTITLPEHFNENEKLPVIVWIHGGSYEIGCGDLPTSDPSVWVKEQHIIVVSVSYRLGLFGFLGGNEERPANLGLYDMIAALQWIKQYIRDFGGDPENITLFGQSSGGDAIAHLMISEETENLFRRVIIHSAPLGFRINRQKMSHEFFLKTDILKDEPDALKMVAGYRTFLPSFRKYGLKTSMPFCTQYGHPPLCREEETMANWKQNAKKYDVLIGSNQDETAFYVKTSQTGIYTYLPQRILNKIVRKTTASIYEKPAKAFAENLAAGGGNVYQFVIRSTLKSNNIGASHCVDLPLLFENREAWQSAELLKDVPWEYIQENGKKLRALWAEFARSGSISEDSERPEILKLKKVKN; this is translated from the coding sequence ATGACAACACAGCAACACAAGAAAATCCATACCTTTCATACTTCTTTCGGAACCATTCCGGCATTAAAGGAAAATGGGGTCATCAGGGCGAAAAGTATTCGTTATGCCCGCTCTCAAAGATTTAAAAAGCCGGAACCCTTACCATATCCGGAGCATAATGAAATTCCTGATAAAACCCCGGTATGCCCACAAAATGTAAGTCCTCTGCTGGACAGGTTGATCCAGAAAACAGATGTGGAACAGTTTGAACCGGATGAATCCCCGCAGTTTCTTACCATTACACTCCCCGAACACTTTAATGAAAACGAAAAGCTTCCCGTTATCGTCTGGATTCATGGCGGCTCCTACGAAATCGGATGCGGTGATCTTCCCACGTCTGATCCTTCCGTGTGGGTAAAGGAACAGCACATCATTGTTGTTTCGGTATCGTACCGGCTCGGGCTTTTCGGTTTTTTGGGAGGTAATGAAGAAAGGCCGGCCAACCTGGGATTGTATGATATGATTGCCGCTCTCCAATGGATAAAACAATACATCCGCGACTTTGGCGGAGATCCTGAAAACATTACCCTGTTCGGACAGTCATCCGGAGGTGATGCCATTGCACATCTCATGATCTCGGAAGAAACGGAAAATTTATTCCGCCGTGTGATTATCCATAGTGCTCCGCTGGGATTCAGGATCAACAGGCAAAAGATGTCCCATGAGTTTTTCCTCAAGACGGATATTTTAAAAGATGAGCCGGATGCGCTTAAAATGGTAGCAGGGTATCGCACTTTTTTACCTTCTTTCAGAAAATACGGATTGAAGACCTCCATGCCATTCTGCACGCAATATGGCCATCCTCCGTTATGCCGGGAAGAAGAAACCATGGCGAACTGGAAACAAAATGCAAAGAAGTATGATGTTTTAATAGGCTCCAATCAGGATGAAACGGCTTTTTACGTGAAAACCTCGCAAACAGGCATTTATACTTATCTGCCCCAAAGAATTCTGAATAAGATTGTAAGAAAAACTACGGCGTCAATCTATGAAAAACCGGCCAAGGCGTTTGCAGAAAATCTTGCAGCCGGTGGCGGAAATGTATACCAGTTTGTTATTCGGTCTACCCTAAAGAGCAATAACATCGGCGCATCGCACTGTGTAGATCTGCCTCTGTTATTTGAAAACAGGGAAGCCTGGCAATCAGCAGAGCTGCTGAAAGATGTTCCATGGGAATATATTCAGGAAAACGGGAAAAAGCTTCGGGCGCTCTGGGCAGAATTTGCGAGATCCGGTTCAATCTCAGAAGATTCAGAAAGGCCTGAAATCCTTAAGCTTAAAAAAGTTAAGAATTAA
- a CDS encoding alpha-amylase has protein sequence MNETMIQYFHWYSEGEGKLWKEAENNAPYLAELGITSVWFPPAYKGTGGGCSTGYDAYDLFDLGEFDQKETIPTKYGTKDDYIKAIKALKEHNIKIIVDIVLGHKAGGDELETFKALKVDEENRDKIISGEIEIQSYTKFTFPGRGKRYSDFEWNYTCFSGVDYAEGMDSHIFKIKNEYGTDWEEMIDDEKGNYDYLMFNDVEHRNPFVREELNNWAKWYFDQTDFDGVRLDALKHISFDFYKEWLTLLRSNSGKNIFAVGEYWAPGYLGLLQKYIDVTEGCMSLFDSSLQNNFHTASNEGDSYDLRRIFDETLTQADPLHSVSLVDNHDTQPLQDLEAPVEQWFKPLAYALILLRQDGYPCVFYPDLYGAHYVDKDREGNDQEIFLDKVDGIEELLKARKDHAYGEQRDYFEDANCLGWVREGDDEHSGCAVVLSNKEAYEKPMEMGERYIGKTFYDVLGRFEDKVTIDENGWGNFPVPAGNVSVWIEE, from the coding sequence ATGAATGAAACGATGATTCAATACTTCCACTGGTACTCGGAAGGAGAAGGGAAACTATGGAAAGAAGCAGAAAATAACGCACCATATCTGGCTGAATTAGGAATTACATCAGTATGGTTTCCACCCGCTTACAAAGGAACGGGAGGTGGTTGTTCTACCGGATATGATGCCTATGATCTTTTTGATCTGGGAGAATTTGATCAGAAAGAAACTATTCCCACAAAATACGGAACAAAAGACGATTATATAAAAGCCATAAAGGCTTTAAAAGAACACAACATCAAGATTATTGTTGATATCGTTCTCGGCCACAAAGCCGGAGGGGACGAACTTGAAACATTCAAGGCCCTGAAAGTAGATGAAGAAAACCGGGATAAAATAATTTCCGGCGAAATCGAGATACAGTCATACACCAAATTCACTTTTCCCGGCCGCGGAAAAAGATATTCGGATTTTGAGTGGAACTATACCTGCTTCAGTGGCGTAGACTATGCAGAAGGCATGGATTCTCATATTTTTAAAATTAAAAATGAATACGGAACCGACTGGGAAGAGATGATTGATGATGAAAAAGGAAACTATGATTATCTTATGTTTAATGATGTGGAACACCGCAATCCTTTCGTAAGAGAAGAGCTCAACAACTGGGCAAAATGGTATTTTGATCAGACAGATTTTGACGGCGTAAGGCTGGATGCCCTGAAACATATTTCATTTGATTTTTATAAAGAGTGGCTTACGCTGCTGCGTTCCAACTCCGGCAAAAATATTTTTGCGGTAGGAGAATACTGGGCTCCGGGATATCTGGGTCTTCTTCAGAAATATATTGATGTGACGGAAGGTTGTATGAGCCTTTTCGACAGCTCATTACAGAATAATTTCCATACCGCTTCCAATGAAGGGGATTCTTATGATCTCCGCAGAATCTTTGATGAAACGCTTACCCAGGCCGATCCGCTGCATTCGGTGAGCCTGGTTGATAATCACGATACCCAGCCTTTACAGGATCTTGAAGCACCGGTAGAACAATGGTTTAAACCATTGGCGTATGCATTAATTTTACTTCGTCAGGACGGATATCCATGTGTATTTTATCCGGATTTGTATGGAGCGCATTACGTTGATAAAGACAGGGAAGGGAATGACCAGGAAATATTTCTGGATAAAGTAGACGGTATCGAGGAGTTGCTGAAAGCCAGAAAAGATCATGCGTACGGAGAACAGCGGGATTATTTTGAAGACGCCAATTGCCTCGGATGGGTTCGTGAAGGAGATGATGAACATTCGGGATGTGCAGTTGTGCTCAGCAATAAAGAAGCCTATGAAAAGCCTATGGAAATGGGCGAAAGATACATCGGGAAAACCTTCTATGATGTATTGGGAAGATTTGAAGATAAAGTTACAATCGATGAAAATGGCTGGGGAAATTTCCCTGTTCCTGCAGGGAACGTAAGTGTCTGGATCGAAGAGTAG
- the dinB gene encoding DNA polymerase IV — translation MDSSFLLRKIIHVDMDAFYASVEQHDNPALKWKAIAVGGEHRGVVAAASYEARKFGVRSAMPSKTAKEKCPHLIFVSPRFQRYKEISRKIREIFYEYTDLVEPLSLDEAYLDVTENKKGIESANQIAREIRQKIFEQTGLTASAGISINKFLAKVASDINKPNGQKTIHPDKVESFLEELPVEKFYGVGKVTANKMFSLGIYKGKDLKKRSVEDLTRMFGKSGAYYYNVVRGIHHSEVKPHRIQKSVAVERTFFEDLFDEHQINEKLQSLSEELQSRLQKNNILGRTLTLKIKYKDFSLFTRSITREEYFSSAEEYFNTGKQLWELRPFDKPVRLLGLSLSQLNTEEKKQVSVQLKIPFKEFEDQ, via the coding sequence ATGGATTCTTCTTTTCTCCTTCGCAAAATTATTCATGTCGATATGGACGCATTCTATGCTTCTGTAGAACAGCATGATAATCCTGCATTAAAATGGAAAGCTATTGCAGTGGGTGGAGAGCATCGGGGAGTTGTCGCAGCGGCAAGCTACGAAGCAAGAAAGTTCGGGGTACGGTCTGCGATGCCGAGTAAAACTGCGAAAGAAAAGTGTCCGCATCTTATTTTCGTCTCACCCAGGTTTCAGCGGTACAAGGAGATTTCAAGGAAAATACGGGAGATTTTTTATGAATATACCGATCTGGTAGAGCCTTTATCATTGGATGAAGCCTATCTTGATGTTACGGAAAACAAAAAGGGAATAGAGTCTGCTAACCAGATTGCCAGGGAGATTCGCCAGAAGATTTTCGAACAGACAGGATTAACGGCTTCTGCGGGAATTTCTATCAACAAATTTTTGGCTAAAGTAGCATCAGATATTAATAAACCGAATGGCCAAAAAACCATACATCCGGATAAGGTAGAAAGTTTTCTTGAAGAATTACCAGTCGAAAAGTTTTACGGAGTGGGGAAGGTGACGGCGAATAAAATGTTTAGCTTAGGCATTTACAAGGGAAAAGATCTGAAAAAAAGATCTGTAGAAGACCTCACAAGGATGTTCGGAAAATCCGGAGCCTATTACTATAATGTCGTTCGGGGAATTCATCATTCTGAAGTAAAACCTCACCGGATCCAGAAAAGTGTAGCGGTAGAAAGAACCTTTTTTGAAGACCTTTTTGATGAACATCAGATCAACGAGAAATTACAAAGTCTCAGTGAAGAGCTCCAGAGCCGTCTTCAGAAAAATAATATTCTCGGACGTACGCTTACCCTGAAAATTAAATACAAAGATTTCTCCCTTTTTACAAGAAGCATCACCCGGGAAGAATATTTCTCTTCCGCAGAAGAATATTTTAATACCGGAAAACAGCTTTGGGAGCTACGCCCGTTCGACAAACCTGTTCGGTTACTCGGTTTATCCCTTTCCCAGCTCAATACTGAAGAAAAAAAACAGGTGTCGGTTCAACTAAAAATTCCGTTCAAAGAATTTGAAGACCAATAA
- a CDS encoding TlpA family protein disulfide reductase produces MKKLFLLLTIGIFGLGCSQQAPEVLKTSFSKEALIQKVENEEGKTVTIQQILDQHKGKVLVLDFWAGWCRDCLKALPKAKELEDSNKNIDFVFLSLDRSREGFEKSLERFDMKDKENYWFASGWKNDFNNYIDLNWIPRYMVIDQKSAIAKYYAISPEDPDIQATIDKLLK; encoded by the coding sequence ATGAAGAAACTGTTTTTATTATTAACGATAGGAATTTTCGGTTTGGGCTGTTCACAACAAGCTCCCGAAGTTCTTAAAACAAGTTTTTCCAAAGAAGCATTAATTCAGAAGGTTGAAAATGAAGAGGGTAAAACAGTCACCATACAGCAGATCCTGGATCAGCATAAAGGAAAAGTTTTAGTGCTTGATTTCTGGGCGGGCTGGTGCAGGGATTGTTTAAAAGCGCTTCCGAAAGCCAAAGAATTAGAAGACAGCAATAAAAATATCGATTTTGTGTTCCTTTCATTAGACCGTTCCAGAGAAGGTTTTGAAAAAAGCCTGGAACGATTTGATATGAAAGACAAAGAAAATTACTGGTTCGCTTCCGGCTGGAAAAATGATTTCAACAACTATATCGATCTCAACTGGATCCCGAGATACATGGTGATTGATCAGAAGTCTGCCATTGCCAAATATTACGCCATCTCGCCGGAAGATCCGGATATTCAGGCAACCATTGATAAGCTTTTGAAATAA
- a CDS encoding purine-nucleoside phosphorylase encodes MLEKIKKIAAFIQGVINDTPDFAIVLGSGLGKLQDEVETIHTLEYAEIPEFPQTTVAGHSGKLIYGMLEGKKVLMMSGRFHYYEGHSMENVVLPIRVFHLLGIKNLILSNASGGVNSEYKIADIAIVKDHINMMPEHPLRGRNIDAFGPRFVDMSEAYSKKMISVAEKVASENNINIHQGIYVALQGPTFETPAEYGMIKAIGGDMVGMSTVPEVIVARHMGINVFGISVITDLGGPDIAFSVSHEEVLNAANKAMPNVITVVKGLVKNYPQPL; translated from the coding sequence ATGTTAGAAAAAATTAAAAAAATAGCAGCCTTCATACAAGGCGTCATTAACGATACTCCTGATTTTGCCATCGTTCTGGGCTCAGGATTAGGAAAACTCCAGGATGAGGTAGAGACAATTCATACCCTGGAATATGCTGAAATCCCTGAGTTTCCTCAAACAACAGTTGCCGGCCACAGCGGAAAATTAATCTACGGAATGCTGGAAGGCAAAAAAGTATTAATGATGAGCGGCCGCTTTCATTATTATGAAGGCCATTCTATGGAAAATGTAGTGTTGCCGATCAGGGTTTTTCATCTGCTAGGCATAAAAAATCTGATCCTTTCCAATGCTTCCGGCGGCGTAAACTCTGAATATAAAATTGCAGATATTGCCATCGTCAAAGATCATATCAACATGATGCCTGAACATCCGCTTCGTGGCAGAAATATTGATGCATTCGGTCCGCGATTTGTGGATATGAGCGAAGCATACAGCAAAAAGATGATTTCAGTGGCAGAAAAGGTTGCCTCGGAAAATAATATCAACATTCACCAGGGAATCTATGTGGCACTGCAGGGACCTACTTTTGAAACCCCTGCGGAATACGGAATGATAAAAGCCATCGGTGGTGATATGGTGGGAATGAGTACTGTTCCGGAAGTTATTGTAGCCAGACACATGGGAATAAATGTTTTCGGAATCTCCGTAATTACTGATCTGGGCGGACCTGATATCGCGTTCTCCGTTTCTCACGAAGAAGTTCTGAATGCTGCCAATAAAGCAATGCCTAATGTAATTACGGTGGTAAAAGGTCTCGTTAAAAACTATCCGCAACCGTTATAG
- the lpxK gene encoding tetraacyldisaccharide 4'-kinase, whose translation MKRWYLYPFSLGYRMVTGIRNTMYDLGIFKSTKFKTPIICVGNLSVGGSGKSPMVMYLAQFLSKHYRTGVLSRGYGRLTKGYAVTNYESNYKMVGDEAMQLFERFKNRFVIAVSEERVPGAKKVIADMDLDVLVLDDAMQHRAIKPGFTIMMTDFNDPYFKDHLLPAGDLRESRAGSGRADIIMVSKCPDELTEETKQYYISRIRPTGRQKIFFSSIGYDENVYGKEKMLPDNNLNYYDILLITGIANPKPLLNHLAKFSQRVKHLKFRDHHNFTEADIKNIVAEYKKMGEYKLILTTEKDYVRLKTFDYLRDIVYYWPINVIIDKKEEFNQIILDYVRKN comes from the coding sequence ATGAAAAGATGGTACCTTTATCCCTTTTCCCTAGGTTATCGCATGGTAACGGGTATCCGAAACACAATGTATGATCTGGGAATCTTTAAGTCAACAAAATTCAAAACACCGATCATTTGTGTCGGTAACCTTTCTGTAGGCGGAAGCGGAAAATCTCCTATGGTAATGTATCTTGCGCAGTTTTTGTCAAAACATTACAGAACGGGAGTCCTTTCCAGAGGCTATGGAAGGCTTACAAAAGGCTATGCTGTCACCAATTATGAAAGCAATTATAAAATGGTGGGTGATGAAGCCATGCAATTGTTCGAACGTTTTAAGAACCGCTTTGTTATTGCTGTTTCCGAAGAGAGAGTTCCCGGCGCCAAAAAGGTAATTGCCGATATGGACCTTGATGTTCTGGTTTTGGATGATGCGATGCAGCATAGAGCCATAAAACCGGGATTCACCATTATGATGACCGATTTTAATGATCCTTATTTTAAAGATCATCTTCTTCCTGCAGGAGATTTGAGGGAGTCACGGGCCGGATCCGGAAGAGCAGACATTATCATGGTCAGCAAATGTCCGGATGAACTTACTGAAGAAACCAAGCAATATTATATTTCAAGAATAAGACCTACCGGACGTCAGAAAATATTTTTTTCATCCATAGGTTACGATGAAAATGTTTACGGGAAAGAAAAAATGCTTCCGGATAACAACCTGAATTATTACGATATTCTTCTGATCACAGGAATTGCAAATCCGAAACCTTTACTGAATCATCTTGCTAAATTTTCGCAGAGAGTAAAACATTTGAAATTCAGAGATCATCACAACTTTACGGAAGCGGATATTAAAAATATCGTGGCAGAATATAAAAAGATGGGCGAATATAAGTTGATTTTAACCACTGAAAAAGATTATGTACGCCTTAAAACTTTTGATTACCTAAGAGATATCGTTTATTACTGGCCTATCAATGTAATAATAGATAAGAAGGAAGAATTTAACCAAATCATCCTGGATTATGTTAGAAAAAATTAA
- the truA gene encoding tRNA pseudouridine(38-40) synthase TruA encodes MRYFIEFSYNGKNYFGYQIQPNAVSVQEEMEKALSTILREEIKTTGAGRTDTGVHAKKIFAHFETEKVLDEDLPRKLNSFLPADISVKRIFPVKDDFHARFDATYRTYEYYISLEKNPFTEESAWQHWRRPLDINKMNEACSILFEYEDFTSFAKLHTDNKTNLCKIYKAGWEQNGSELKFTVSANRFLRNMVRAIVGTMVEIGAGKLQPEDLRKVIENKNRNSAGTSAPAHGLYLVDVGYDFE; translated from the coding sequence GTGAGGTATTTTATAGAATTTTCCTACAACGGCAAGAATTATTTCGGATATCAGATCCAGCCCAATGCTGTTTCTGTACAGGAAGAAATGGAGAAGGCACTTTCCACAATATTAAGAGAAGAAATTAAAACTACCGGCGCAGGAAGGACGGACACCGGCGTGCATGCCAAGAAAATTTTCGCACATTTTGAAACCGAGAAAGTTCTTGACGAAGATCTGCCAAGAAAATTAAACAGTTTTCTTCCTGCGGACATTTCGGTGAAAAGAATTTTTCCGGTGAAAGATGATTTTCATGCAAGATTTGATGCTACCTACAGAACTTACGAATATTATATCTCTCTGGAAAAAAACCCGTTCACGGAAGAATCTGCCTGGCAGCACTGGAGAAGACCGCTTGACATTAATAAAATGAATGAAGCCTGTAGCATTTTATTTGAATATGAAGACTTTACCAGCTTTGCCAAACTTCATACCGATAATAAAACCAACCTCTGTAAAATCTATAAGGCAGGATGGGAACAAAACGGGAGTGAGCTAAAATTTACTGTTTCAGCGAACCGTTTTCTGAGAAACATGGTAAGAGCCATTGTAGGAACAATGGTAGAAATAGGTGCCGGAAAATTACAGCCTGAAGACCTTCGTAAAGTCATTGAAAACAAAAACAGAAACTCAGCGGGTACTTCTGCCCCGGCTCACGGATTATATCTTGTTGATGTGGGCTATGATTTTGAATAA
- a CDS encoding ABC transporter ATP-binding protein, giving the protein MKKQDTWGIIKRLFFIGMKFRSWFILTLIISIILAMVSTYRPYLTMEVVDNDITKLKDKALMMKHIYILVGLVFTETVLNFFLVYFSNYISQNVIRDIRQRLYNKLIYFKTSFFDKTPIGQLVTRAVGDVETIATVYTDGFLMVFGDVLRILFVLVMMFSTNVHLSYITLAILPLMVVITRFFQKRLKKAFGDERNWTSNQNSFVQERLAGMSIIQVFNRQESEFKKFDEINITLKGALLRTVFIFSLFFPVVELISSLFIGFILFYGGYITISAGVVIAFIQYISMLIRPLRQIADRFNNIQRGIVGAERVLGLMDEENSMPNTGTVQKDHFEGKIEFRNVHFAYDEKQEVLKGIDFKVNPGETVAIVGATGAGKSTIISLITRLYDINSGNIIIDDVDLKDYELYCLRSHIGVVLQDVFLFHGSIFENLSFGDNSITLEQIKAGAKEIEVDEFIESLPGGYDYVVSERGSSISLGQRQLLSFLRAYLSDPKILILDEATSSIDHESEKLIQRATEKITKNRTSIIIAHRLSTIEKADKIIVMEHGKIVEEGKHLELLDKNGYYATLYKAQLRHEIELEEEG; this is encoded by the coding sequence ATGAAAAAACAAGATACCTGGGGAATTATCAAAAGGCTGTTCTTTATCGGAATGAAATTCCGTTCGTGGTTCATCCTTACGCTGATCATCTCCATCATACTGGCTATGGTTTCTACCTACAGGCCTTACCTCACCATGGAAGTGGTAGATAACGACATCACCAAGCTGAAAGATAAGGCTTTAATGATGAAGCATATCTACATTTTGGTAGGTCTGGTTTTCACAGAAACTGTTTTAAATTTTTTCCTGGTTTATTTTTCCAATTATATTTCACAGAATGTGATCCGGGATATCAGACAGAGACTTTATAATAAACTTATTTATTTTAAAACTTCATTCTTCGATAAAACACCAATCGGGCAGCTGGTGACAAGAGCAGTAGGAGACGTTGAAACCATTGCCACGGTGTATACGGATGGTTTCCTGATGGTTTTCGGGGATGTTCTGAGAATTCTCTTTGTATTGGTGATGATGTTCAGTACCAATGTTCATCTCAGCTACATTACGCTGGCCATTCTTCCTTTAATGGTTGTTATTACACGATTTTTTCAGAAAAGACTTAAAAAAGCATTCGGGGATGAAAGAAACTGGACGTCTAACCAGAACTCATTTGTTCAGGAAAGACTGGCCGGAATGTCGATCATTCAGGTATTCAACAGGCAGGAATCTGAATTTAAAAAGTTTGATGAAATCAATATCACACTGAAAGGCGCATTACTGAGAACGGTTTTTATTTTTTCCTTATTCTTCCCGGTGGTTGAATTAATCTCTTCGCTCTTCATCGGATTTATCCTCTTTTATGGAGGCTATATCACGATCAGTGCCGGCGTGGTTATAGCATTTATCCAGTATATTTCTATGCTGATCCGTCCTTTAAGACAGATTGCAGACCGGTTCAACAATATCCAGCGGGGTATCGTAGGAGCTGAAAGAGTATTGGGATTAATGGACGAGGAAAATTCGATGCCGAATACAGGAACCGTACAGAAAGATCATTTTGAAGGAAAAATTGAATTCAGAAATGTACATTTTGCTTATGATGAAAAACAGGAAGTATTGAAGGGGATTGATTTTAAAGTAAATCCGGGAGAGACTGTCGCTATTGTTGGTGCTACCGGAGCGGGAAAATCCACGATTATCAGCCTGATCACCAGATTGTATGACATTAATTCAGGAAATATCATTATTGACGATGTGGATCTTAAAGATTATGAACTCTATTGCCTCCGAAGTCATATTGGTGTAGTGCTACAGGATGTTTTCCTGTTCCACGGAAGTATTTTTGAAAATCTTTCGTTTGGTGATAATTCCATTACGCTTGAGCAGATCAAAGCCGGAGCAAAGGAAATTGAAGTTGACGAGTTTATTGAAAGCCTTCCGGGAGGTTATGATTATGTAGTGAGCGAAAGAGGTTCTTCCATCTCCCTGGGTCAGAGACAGCTTTTATCATTCCTGAGAGCATATCTTTCAGATCCTAAAATCCTGATTCTCGATGAAGCGACCTCATCTATTGACCATGAAAGTGAAAAGCTGATCCAGCGAGCCACGGAAAAAATCACAAAAAACAGAACATCCATTATCATTGCACACAGGCTTTCCACTATTGAAAAGGCAGACAAAATTATCGTTATGGAGCACGGTAAAATTGTGGAAGAAGGAAAGCATCTTGAACTTCTGGATAAAAACGGATATTATGCTACCTTGTACAAGGCCCAGCTGAGACATGAAATTGAACTGGAAGAAGAGGGATAG